One genomic segment of Cohaesibacter gelatinilyticus includes these proteins:
- a CDS encoding GntR family transcriptional regulator, translating to MQNTAHTVGLSTYATIREDIIFGRLEPDLKLKLDQMKNRYKASISTVRESLNRLASEGFVVAEEQRGFFVAPVSRGDLEEIAALRVLLECSALEQSIDNGDTEWEGNVAAAHHKLHRMEQKMLSGDETQKELWKRYDWEFHQALIFACGSKNLLSLHRTVFDKYLRYQMQVLTFRGAPAAEEHRLLFEAALDRDKKTAVKILKQHVISCLNQTYSELITG from the coding sequence ATGCAAAACACAGCCCATACAGTAGGTCTCAGCACCTATGCCACCATTCGCGAAGACATCATCTTCGGTCGTCTTGAGCCTGATTTGAAGCTCAAGCTCGATCAGATGAAAAACCGCTACAAGGCAAGTATCTCCACCGTCAGAGAAAGTTTGAACCGTCTTGCAAGCGAGGGCTTTGTTGTGGCTGAGGAGCAGCGCGGCTTCTTTGTGGCGCCCGTATCGCGAGGTGATTTGGAAGAAATTGCAGCGCTTCGTGTATTGCTGGAATGCAGCGCCCTGGAGCAATCCATCGACAATGGCGATACCGAATGGGAAGGCAATGTTGCAGCCGCTCATCACAAGCTGCATCGTATGGAACAAAAAATGCTTTCCGGCGATGAAACGCAAAAAGAGCTATGGAAACGCTACGACTGGGAATTCCATCAAGCTCTTATTTTCGCCTGCGGCTCAAAGAATCTCTTGTCATTGCATCGCACTGTTTTCGACAAATATCTTCGGTATCAGATGCAGGTTCTGACCTTTCGCGGCGCACCTGCGGCCGAAGAACATCGCCTGCTTTTTGAAGCTGCACTCGACCGCGACAAGAAAACGGCGGTCAAAATACTCAAACAGCATGTCATCAGCTGCCTCAACCAAACATATAGCGAACTCATCACCGGCTAA
- a CDS encoding LacI family DNA-binding transcriptional regulator: MGQKPTLKNVAQLAGVSEMTASRVLRGVGDVSDRTKEKVKTAARELGYVPNRIAGGLASRSVNLVAVIVPSIRNYVFPEVLTGISDALAESELQPVFGVSNYDLEQEERVINDMLSWQPQGIILAGLHHTEAAQKMLEAANIPIIEIMDCDGDPIDMCIGISHRQAGQDMARLIMERGYRKIGFVGTQMPLDFRAQKRLEGFKSELAQNDMQLSDEIYYDARSSIAKGRDMTVTLMERSPDLDCLYYSSDLLAVGGLMHCMTSGLSIPDDIALAGFNGLDMLDGLPTRLATTHVPRYEIGLRAAKAILARKENPDMPLKDKMQLLDISTEMADTL, translated from the coding sequence ATGGGCCAGAAGCCAACTTTGAAAAATGTCGCCCAACTGGCAGGGGTCAGTGAAATGACTGCCTCACGTGTTTTGCGCGGTGTTGGTGATGTGTCTGATCGCACGAAAGAGAAAGTGAAAACCGCTGCCCGTGAGCTTGGCTATGTACCCAATCGTATCGCAGGTGGGTTGGCATCCCGTTCGGTCAATCTTGTGGCTGTCATTGTGCCATCCATTCGAAACTATGTATTCCCGGAAGTTTTGACCGGCATCTCGGATGCATTGGCGGAATCGGAACTCCAGCCTGTCTTTGGGGTCTCCAACTATGATCTGGAGCAGGAAGAGCGGGTGATCAATGATATGCTGTCCTGGCAACCGCAAGGGATCATTCTGGCTGGTCTTCATCATACCGAGGCCGCGCAAAAGATGCTGGAAGCGGCCAATATCCCGATCATCGAGATCATGGATTGTGATGGAGATCCTATCGATATGTGTATCGGCATCTCTCATCGGCAGGCCGGGCAGGATATGGCACGTCTGATCATGGAACGGGGCTATCGCAAAATCGGCTTTGTTGGCACGCAGATGCCGTTGGATTTCCGTGCTCAGAAACGGTTGGAAGGGTTCAAGTCCGAACTGGCGCAAAACGACATGCAACTATCGGATGAGATTTATTATGATGCGCGCTCTTCCATTGCCAAGGGCAGGGATATGACCGTGACGCTGATGGAGCGCAGCCCCGATCTTGATTGTCTATATTATTCCAGCGATCTTCTGGCTGTCGGCGGGCTGATGCATTGCATGACAAGTGGTCTGAGCATACCCGACGATATTGCCCTGGCGGGTTTCAATGGGCTCGACATGCTGGATGGCCTGCCGACCCGTTTGGCAACCACGCATGTTCCCCGCTATGAAATCGGCCTGCGTGCCGCCAAAGCCATATTGGCGCGCAAGGAAAATCCCGACATGCCGCTCAAAGACAAGATGCAATTGCTCGACATCTCAACCGAGATGGCCGATACGCTCTGA
- a CDS encoding Gfo/Idh/MocA family protein, whose protein sequence is MRAKKKIALVGAGLIGRRHFDVMRKLDDDIIIDSIVDPSEAGQDFAKSRHIPWYPSIGDMILASSPDGAVLATPNQVHVVNGVECVNAGIPILVEKPIATSCSAAEELVKAAADNDVPVLVGHHRRHNPWICRAKEMIKSGGLGRVTSVHGSFWLYKPEDYFEQEWRRKDGGGPIMVNLIHDIDLLRYLCGEIEMVQAISSNKERGFETEDTAVAMIAFKSGALCSFNLSDTIVAPWSWELTASENPEYPATSQSCYMIGGTRASLSIPDMKVWSHGEHGHWKEPIHAKSVSEPKRDPLLLQMKHFIDVIRKEAEPIVSAQDAVESLRAVESIKLSALQNRPVYLHEKQT, encoded by the coding sequence ATGAGAGCCAAGAAAAAGATCGCCCTTGTCGGGGCGGGGCTGATTGGTCGGCGGCACTTTGATGTGATGCGCAAGCTTGATGACGATATCATCATCGACAGTATCGTTGACCCGTCAGAGGCGGGGCAAGATTTTGCAAAGTCCAGACATATTCCCTGGTATCCGTCAATCGGCGATATGATCCTGGCAAGCTCGCCCGATGGAGCCGTGCTGGCGACGCCCAATCAGGTTCATGTGGTAAATGGCGTAGAGTGTGTGAATGCCGGGATTCCGATCCTGGTTGAAAAGCCGATCGCGACATCCTGTTCTGCTGCAGAGGAGCTGGTAAAAGCGGCTGCAGACAATGATGTTCCTGTTCTGGTTGGCCACCACAGGCGACATAATCCCTGGATATGCAGGGCAAAAGAGATGATCAAAAGCGGGGGACTTGGCCGGGTTACCTCAGTTCATGGATCCTTTTGGCTCTATAAGCCTGAAGATTATTTTGAACAGGAATGGCGTCGCAAGGATGGTGGTGGTCCGATCATGGTCAATTTGATACATGACATTGATCTGCTTCGATATCTTTGTGGAGAAATCGAAATGGTACAGGCCATCTCCTCCAACAAGGAGCGTGGTTTCGAAACGGAAGATACCGCTGTTGCCATGATTGCTTTCAAATCGGGCGCGCTTTGTTCATTCAATCTTTCAGACACCATTGTCGCCCCCTGGAGCTGGGAGCTGACTGCCAGTGAAAACCCGGAATATCCGGCAACATCTCAGAGCTGTTACATGATTGGGGGCACCAGAGCATCCCTGTCGATTCCGGACATGAAAGTCTGGTCTCACGGTGAGCACGGCCATTGGAAAGAGCCGATCCATGCCAAATCTGTCAGTGAACCCAAGAGGGATCCATTGTTATTGCAGATGAAGCATTTCATTGACGTGATCCGCAAGGAAGCAGAGCCAATCGTCTCTGCGCAAGATGCCGTTGAATCCTTGCGTGCTGTTGAATCCATCAAGCTGTCAGCGTTGCAGAACAGGCCT
- the edd gene encoding phosphogluconate dehydratase, with product MNRPLQDQIRRVTDRIRERSRNSRAAYLAKVERAIEQGPGRAHMTCGNLAHAFAAAPVADKTRLAEARTPNLGIVTAYNDMLSAHQPYERYPDLIREAAREMGATAQVAGGVPAMCDGVTQGQDGMDLSLFSRDLIAMASGIALSHNVYDSAVFLGVCDKIVPGLVIAAATFGHLPAVFVPAGPMTSGLPNDEKARVRQEFAKGLVGREELLKSEMASYHGPGTCTFYGTANSNQMLMEFMGLQLPGASFVNPGDDMRDILTKAAAKRALEITSLGNDFRPTAHILDERAIVNGMVGLNATGGSTNLLIHLLAMAKAAGILIDWEDFADISEITPLLARVYPNGLADVNHFHAAGGLGLVVSELLKGGLLHEDARTIAGDGMELYTREPKVSGDKDVTWIAGAGISLDDRIISTFDKPFQDTGGLKRLAGNLGAAVMKVSAVAPERHLIEAPVQIFTNQPDVRTAFQTGELDRDVVVVVRYQGPKANGMPELHNLTPILAVLQDRGYKVALVTDGRMSGASGKVPTAIHVSPEALDGGPIAKLQNGDMVRVDAGNGKLEILDPTVLDRSFTAPDLSDSHEGLGREMFATFRQSVGSAETGATIF from the coding sequence ATGAACAGACCTTTGCAAGACCAAATCAGGCGCGTAACAGATCGCATCCGCGAGCGCAGCCGCAACAGCCGGGCCGCCTATCTCGCCAAGGTCGAGCGAGCGATTGAACAGGGGCCTGGCCGAGCGCATATGACTTGCGGTAACTTGGCTCACGCCTTTGCTGCTGCCCCTGTCGCAGACAAGACAAGACTGGCGGAGGCCCGCACGCCCAATCTTGGTATTGTCACCGCTTATAATGACATGCTCTCTGCCCACCAGCCTTATGAGCGCTATCCGGACCTTATTCGCGAGGCTGCTCGCGAAATGGGGGCAACCGCCCAGGTCGCTGGTGGTGTGCCGGCCATGTGCGATGGCGTCACGCAAGGGCAAGACGGTATGGATCTTTCGCTTTTCTCGCGCGATCTGATTGCCATGGCGTCCGGCATTGCCCTGTCTCATAATGTTTATGACAGCGCGGTTTTTCTTGGTGTTTGTGACAAGATCGTACCAGGACTGGTCATTGCTGCGGCGACCTTTGGTCACCTCCCTGCGGTCTTTGTACCAGCCGGTCCCATGACATCCGGCCTTCCCAATGATGAAAAGGCCCGCGTGCGTCAGGAATTTGCCAAAGGTCTCGTTGGACGTGAAGAGCTGCTGAAATCAGAGATGGCGTCCTATCACGGACCGGGTACCTGTACCTTCTATGGCACCGCCAATTCCAATCAGATGCTGATGGAGTTCATGGGTTTGCAACTCCCCGGTGCATCCTTCGTCAATCCTGGCGATGATATGCGTGATATCCTGACCAAGGCGGCTGCAAAGCGCGCTTTGGAAATCACCTCTCTTGGCAATGATTTCCGCCCGACTGCCCATATTCTGGATGAGCGGGCCATCGTCAATGGCATGGTCGGCCTGAATGCAACCGGTGGCTCCACCAATCTTCTGATCCATCTGCTGGCAATGGCGAAAGCTGCTGGCATTCTGATTGATTGGGAAGACTTTGCCGACATATCCGAAATCACTCCACTCCTTGCACGGGTTTATCCCAATGGTCTGGCAGATGTGAACCATTTCCATGCTGCCGGCGGGTTGGGTCTTGTGGTGAGCGAGCTCTTGAAAGGTGGTCTCTTGCATGAAGATGCAAGAACCATCGCCGGAGACGGCATGGAGCTATATACCCGTGAGCCAAAGGTGAGTGGTGACAAGGATGTGACCTGGATTGCGGGCGCGGGCATTTCGCTTGATGATCGCATCATCAGCACGTTCGACAAGCCGTTTCAGGATACCGGTGGCTTGAAGCGCCTTGCCGGCAATCTCGGTGCAGCAGTGATGAAAGTCTCCGCAGTTGCCCCAGAGCGCCATCTGATTGAAGCGCCTGTCCAGATCTTTACCAACCAACCCGATGTCAGAACGGCCTTTCAGACAGGTGAGTTGGACCGGGATGTTGTGGTGGTGGTCCGCTATCAGGGGCCGAAAGCCAACGGCATGCCCGAACTACACAATCTCACGCCCATCCTGGCTGTCCTTCAGGACCGTGGCTACAAGGTCGCTCTGGTTACCGATGGCCGTATGTCTGGTGCATCAGGTAAGGTTCCTACTGCCATTCATGTCAGCCCCGAGGCACTGGACGGTGGTCCAATTGCCAAACTTCAAAATGGTGACATGGTGCGAGTGGATGCCGGGAATGGTAAGCTTGAAATTCTTGATCCAACGGTTCTGGATCGTTCTTTCACAGCGCCAGATCTTTCTGACAGTCACGAAGGCTTGGGACGAGAGATGTTTGCTACCTTCCGCCAGTCCGTTGGTTCCGCCGAGACCGGCGCAACAATTTTTTAG
- a CDS encoding bifunctional 4-hydroxy-2-oxoglutarate aldolase/2-dehydro-3-deoxy-phosphogluconate aldolase, translating into MTMNSSLDQSNERLKHICSVAPVIPVLVVDDVAHAVPLAKALVAGGLPVLEVTLRTPVALDVIKAMSDVEGGIVGAGTVLGQKDVLAAKDAGAQFAVSPGATPDLLTACEAADLPLLAGASTASEAMALLERGYRYAKFFPAEAAGGAAMIQALNGPLPQLHFCPTGGVSPDNIGSYLSLPNVVCAGGSWVAPKSLVKEGKWDDIEELARQAAQLPR; encoded by the coding sequence ATGACAATGAATTCTTCGCTTGACCAAAGTAATGAGCGCTTGAAACATATTTGTTCTGTTGCTCCTGTTATTCCGGTTCTGGTAGTTGACGATGTGGCCCACGCGGTCCCGCTGGCCAAGGCTCTGGTGGCGGGCGGTCTGCCGGTACTGGAAGTGACCTTGCGCACTCCTGTAGCCCTTGATGTCATCAAGGCCATGTCGGACGTTGAAGGCGGCATTGTCGGAGCTGGGACAGTTCTTGGCCAGAAAGATGTTCTGGCCGCAAAAGATGCCGGGGCGCAATTTGCGGTTTCCCCCGGTGCAACCCCGGATTTGCTGACCGCTTGCGAAGCAGCAGATCTACCCCTACTTGCAGGAGCATCAACAGCATCCGAAGCCATGGCTCTTCTTGAGCGTGGCTATCGTTATGCCAAGTTCTTTCCTGCAGAAGCTGCGGGTGGAGCGGCGATGATTCAAGCCCTGAATGGCCCTCTCCCGCAGCTTCATTTTTGTCCGACCGGGGGGGTGAGCCCGGACAATATCGGCTCCTATCTATCGCTTCCCAATGTTGTTTGTGCAGGTGGGTCCTGGGTGGCTCCGAAAAGTCTTGTCAAAGAAGGCAAATGGGATGACATTGAAGAACTGGCCCGGCAAGCAGCTCAACTACCGCGCTGA
- a CDS encoding type II 3-dehydroquinate dehydratase, with protein sequence MEKRILFLNGPNLNLLGERQKDVYGEVTLDDVEQRCRVLADDLGLTVRFEQTNYEGAMIELIHEARTYAHGIIINPGGYSHTSVAILDALNAFIGTVLEVHVSNIHKRQAFRHKSFVSLRADGVMAGFGTDGYELALRRMASVLL encoded by the coding sequence ATGGAAAAAAGAATTTTATTTTTGAACGGACCAAATCTGAATTTGCTCGGAGAGCGGCAAAAAGATGTCTATGGCGAAGTAACCCTGGATGACGTGGAACAGCGCTGCCGGGTTTTGGCGGATGATTTGGGTCTGACTGTACGCTTTGAACAAACCAATTATGAGGGGGCAATGATTGAGCTGATCCATGAGGCGCGAACCTATGCCCATGGTATCATCATCAATCCGGGTGGATATTCTCATACATCGGTTGCCATACTGGATGCGTTGAACGCCTTCATTGGAACAGTGCTTGAAGTGCATGTTTCCAACATTCACAAGCGTCAGGCATTTCGTCACAAATCCTTTGTCTCGTTGCGTGCAGATGGTGTGATGGCTGGATTTGGAACGGATGGTTATGAGCTGGCACTGCGCCGCATGGCGAGTGTTCTGCTATGA